One window of the Parasphingopyxis algicola genome contains the following:
- the ctrA gene encoding response regulator transcription factor CtrA — MRVLLIEDEPTTAKSIEMMLTTEGFNVYTTDLGEEGLDLGKLYDYDIILLDLNLPDMHGYDVLKKLRLSKVQTPVLILSGIAEMDSKVRSFGFGADDYVTKPFHREELVARIHAVVRRSKGHSQSVIKTGKLAVNLDAKTVEVDSNRVHLTGKEYAMLELLSLRKGTTLTKEMFLNHLYGGMDEPELKIIDVFICKLRKKLSLASGGENYIETVWGRGYVLRDPEEEEQAQVA; from the coding sequence ATGCGTGTGCTGCTGATCGAAGACGAGCCTACCACGGCGAAGAGCATCGAGATGATGTTGACGACCGAAGGCTTCAATGTTTACACCACCGATCTGGGCGAAGAAGGCCTCGATCTGGGCAAGCTCTATGATTACGACATCATATTGCTCGACCTGAACCTGCCGGACATGCACGGCTATGACGTGCTCAAGAAGCTGCGCCTTTCCAAGGTGCAGACTCCGGTTCTCATTCTTTCCGGCATCGCGGAAATGGACAGCAAGGTGCGCAGTTTCGGTTTCGGTGCCGACGACTATGTCACCAAGCCCTTCCATCGCGAAGAGCTTGTCGCCCGCATCCATGCCGTGGTGCGCCGCTCGAAGGGCCATAGCCAGTCGGTCATCAAGACCGGCAAGCTTGCGGTCAATCTCGACGCCAAGACCGTCGAAGTGGACAGCAACCGCGTCCACCTGACCGGCAAGGAATATGCGATGCTCGAACTGCTGAGCCTGCGCAAAGGCACGACGCTCACCAAGGAAATGTTCCTCAACCATCTCTATGGCGGCATGGACGAGCCGGAACTCAAGATCATCGACGTCTTCATCTGCAAGCTGCGCAAGAAGCTCAGCCTCGCATCGGGCGGCGAAAATTACATCGAAACCGTCTGGGGCCGCGGCTATGTGCTGCGCGATCCGGAAGAGGAAGAACAGGCCCAAGTCGCCTAA
- a CDS encoding LysR family transcriptional regulator: MPNLPDLEAWAIFAKVVELRSFTAAAEDLGLSKATVSKAVTRLETSLGVQLLHRSSRRLSLTESGRELAGRAQQLLSLGEEAEDAARDDAANPRGLVRLAAPMSFGIAHVGPALPDFLARYPDIAIDLHLADEAVDIIAGGFDAALRIGALPDSSLKARRLGPVERHLVAAQTYVERKGRPRHPADLKDHDCLCYAYLPNPESWRFTHENGEEAQVRPSGPLRANNSDAMMPALRAGLGIALVPDFMLAQHGGTKGLVTLLPDWSPPPVALHLVTPPGRERPARVTALVDFLAERFARLCAETAGSARETG, translated from the coding sequence ATGCCCAATCTCCCCGATCTCGAAGCCTGGGCGATTTTCGCCAAAGTCGTCGAACTGCGCTCCTTCACCGCCGCGGCCGAGGATCTGGGCCTTTCCAAGGCGACCGTCTCCAAGGCCGTCACGCGGCTCGAAACGTCGCTTGGCGTGCAGCTCCTGCATCGCAGCTCGCGCCGTCTCTCGCTGACCGAAAGCGGCCGCGAACTCGCCGGACGCGCGCAGCAACTGTTGAGCCTCGGCGAGGAAGCGGAAGACGCGGCACGCGACGACGCCGCCAATCCGCGCGGTCTCGTCCGCCTCGCCGCGCCGATGAGTTTCGGCATCGCCCATGTCGGCCCGGCGCTGCCCGATTTCCTCGCCCGCTATCCCGATATCGCGATCGACCTGCATCTCGCCGACGAAGCCGTCGACATCATCGCGGGCGGCTTCGATGCGGCGCTCAGGATCGGCGCCCTGCCCGACAGCAGCCTCAAGGCGCGCCGGCTCGGCCCGGTCGAACGCCACCTCGTCGCCGCGCAGACCTATGTCGAACGGAAAGGCCGTCCGCGGCACCCGGCGGATCTCAAGGATCATGACTGCCTCTGCTACGCCTATCTCCCCAATCCGGAGAGCTGGCGGTTCACGCACGAGAATGGCGAGGAGGCGCAGGTCCGGCCGAGCGGGCCGCTGCGCGCCAACAACAGCGATGCGATGATGCCCGCGCTCCGGGCGGGACTTGGCATCGCCCTGGTGCCCGATTTCATGCTCGCACAGCATGGCGGCACCAAGGGGCTCGTGACCTTGCTGCCCGACTGGTCCCCGCCCCCGGTCGCGCTCCACCTGGTCACGCCGCCGGGCCGGGAACGGCCGGCGCGGGTCACCGCGCTCGTCGATTTTCTGGCCGAACGCTTCGCCCGTTTATGCGCCGAAACCGCCGGCTCCGCGCGCGAAACCGGGTGA